The Quercus lobata isolate SW786 chromosome 4, ValleyOak3.0 Primary Assembly, whole genome shotgun sequence genome segment TGCGAAGGTCTATATGGAGATAAAAACACTAGACTTTTCGTATATTGGACTGTACGTGTTTTAATATTTGACTTCCCTGCCAGCACTAGCCATGTTTACATATACTATTTCTTTATTGAAAGcgtcatttttttaatcatggcTACAGGATGATGCATATGAAAGCACAGGTTGCTCTAATCTATTGTGCCCTGGCTTTGTTCAAGTTGACAAACAGATTGCGATGGGTGCAACTGTCACCCCTTATTCCAAGTATGGTGGTAACCAATATGCACTCAAGTTCTACGTTTGGAAGGTATAGAACaacatttcaatttaattacTTTATTAAATAATTCTAATTTTTGGATAGACATATATGATCATAtcatatgtacttttttttcctcaagaAAAATTCACAGTAACATATGTTATTGATATGTTTGAAATTCttctaatttttgttaaaacaatgtatgttttaaattattttttcccggtttatgtatttttatatacaactttttaaaattaaatttttttttttttttttcatgcgaAATTTCTTTTTacctaatttatattttaagacGGTGAATTTAAGCTATTGTTCTACACAAAAAGAttcatttgttttctctttcattAGTCTTTATACCTTTATTTATCATTCAAAATATTACAAACTGATTTGCATGACAGGTGCAATGAGGTAGGACGTTAATGGAGGGGGAGACTGGTGGATGAATATTAACAACAGAGTCTTTGGATATTGGCCATCTTCCCTATTCTCGATCCTGTCTGATAGTGCTTCAAAAGTTAGATGGGGAGGGGAGATCATAAATTATAATTCAGGAGGGCAGCACACCACAGCACAAATGGGCAGTGGCCATTTCGCAGAAGAAGGGCCCGGCAAGGCTAGTTTCTTCAAAAATCTCAATGTCATTGATGGTAAACAAATTCAAAGGGCTCCCCAGGACCCTGAGATATTCATGACGAAACCCAATTGCTA includes the following:
- the LOC115984844 gene encoding uncharacterized protein LOC115984844; translation: MTFYCLFFLIPMSSAGNRNTNTVLVFSALGLEESFTFVGYGVYMTAMYNSSVMKGEYGQDLDSIEAGTVVCEGLYGDKNTRLFVYWTDDAYESTGCSNLLCPGFVQVDKQIAMGATVTPYSKYGGNQYALKFYVWKDVNGGGDWWMNINNRVFGYWPSSLFSILSDSASKVRWGGEIINYNSGGQHTTAQMGSGHFAEEGPGKASFFKNLNVIDGKQIQRAPQDPEIFMTKPNCYNIKDYGGFFYFGGPGRNPNCP